From Vanessa cardui chromosome 11, ilVanCard2.1, whole genome shotgun sequence, the proteins below share one genomic window:
- the LOC124533578 gene encoding protein rhomboid-like produces the protein MAPDAEDCEEVERLNGDYQEEQVHQGRRILPDEPPPAQAWTENEELGPGNDSRTNSPGENRRLLGNKPLQKSSSRLQAGLTLGVWGVSRKQSKCTAALKNGKPQAKTKFQKRKEKLIEALRLPYFIITMLYIIGLFHFFAPEEWRAKLEWAPGAWWRQPWRLLTYGFLHAGAAHLALNALVALAVGWRLEHEQGWSRVGIIWVGGVAAGALGAGSLQPRVHVVGASAAVYALLTAHLPNVCLRFGHIPLWWFRPLSVLVLGASEGCWALMRTPDPNVTYNVAWAAHALGAAVGVPLGFVVFKGENSSKRIVVVCRVASCIILAVGVIAAVAHYVFWYDVDHFT, from the exons ATGGCTCCGGACGCGGAGGACTGCGAAGAG GTGGAACGGCTGAATGGGGACTATCAGGAAGAACAAGTACATCAAGGGAGGAGAATCCTACCCGACGAGCCGCCACCAGCGCAGGCCTGGACAGAGAACGAGGAGTTGGGCCCAGGAAACGATAGCAGAACTAACAGCCCCGGTGAGAACCGACGACTTCTTGGAAATAAGCCACTGCAGAAATCCAGCTCCCGTCTCCAAGCTGGCTTAACGTTAGGAGTGTGGGGCGTGTCCAGGAAGCAGTCGAAATGCACGGCGGCCTTGAAAAACGGAAAACCACAAGCAAAGACGAAGTTCCAGAAACGAAAGGAGAAGTTAATAGAAGCGCTAAGGCTGCCCTACTTCATCATCACcatgttgtatattatt GGCTTGTTTCACTTCTTCGCTCCAGAAGAGTGGCGAGCAAAGTTGGAGTGGGCTCCGGGCGCGTGGTGGCGCCAGCCCTGGCGGCTGCTCACGTATGGGTTCTTACACGCTGGCGCTGCGCATCTCGCACTGAACGCCTTGGTTGCTTTAGCT GTTGGCTGGCGGCTCGAACACGAACAAGGCTGGTCGCGGGTAGGAATCATCTGGGTGGGCGGCGTGGCGGCGGGCGCGCTCGGCGCCGGCTCGCTGCAGCCGCGAGTGCACGTGGTGGGCGCCTCCGCAGCGGTGTACGCCTTGCTGACTGCACATCTTCCTAATGTGTGCCTTAG aTTCGGTCATATTCCACTGTGGTGGTTCCGTCCCTTGAGTGTACTAGTATTAGGGGCTTCGGAAGGCTGCTGGGCGCTCATGCGAACACCCGACCCGAACGTGACGTATAACGTAGCGTGGGCCGCGCATGCGCTGGGCGCTGCTGTCGGCGTGCCACTAGGTTTTGTCGTCTTTAAAG GTGAAAATTCATCGAAACGTATCGTCGTGGTGTGCCGCGTAGCCTCCTGCATCATATTGGCTGTGGGAGTTATCGCGGCCGTGGCCCACTACGTGTTCTGGTACGACGTCGACCACTTCACTTGA